In Burkholderia contaminans, the following proteins share a genomic window:
- the metF gene encoding methylenetetrahydrofolate reductase [NAD(P)H] yields MKTIELSFEFFPPKTAEGVEKLRATRAQLLPLKPKFVSCTFGAGGSTQQGTLDTVLDMQKDGLEAAPHLSCIGSSRDSLRAILDQYRSYGIRHIVALRGDLPSGMGEVGELRYASELVSFIRAEHGDWFHIEVAGYPEYHPQARSPKADLENFARKVKAGANSAITQYFFNADAYFRFVDDARKLGVDVPIVPGIMPITNFSQLMRFSEMCGAEVPRWVARRLESFGDDRESIRAFGADVVTGLCQRLIDAGVPGLHFYTLNTAAATRTICERLVM; encoded by the coding sequence ATGAAAACGATCGAACTCTCGTTTGAATTCTTCCCGCCGAAGACGGCGGAAGGCGTCGAGAAGCTGCGCGCCACGCGTGCGCAGCTGCTGCCGCTGAAGCCGAAATTCGTGTCCTGCACGTTCGGCGCCGGCGGCTCGACGCAGCAGGGCACGCTCGATACGGTGCTCGACATGCAGAAGGACGGCCTCGAGGCCGCGCCGCACCTGTCGTGCATCGGTTCGTCGCGCGACAGCCTGCGCGCGATCCTCGACCAGTACCGCTCGTACGGCATCCGCCACATCGTCGCGCTGCGCGGCGACCTGCCGTCGGGGATGGGCGAAGTCGGCGAACTGCGCTACGCGTCCGAGCTCGTCAGCTTCATCCGCGCCGAGCACGGCGACTGGTTCCACATCGAGGTTGCCGGCTATCCGGAGTACCACCCGCAGGCGCGCTCGCCGAAGGCCGATCTCGAGAATTTCGCGCGCAAGGTGAAAGCCGGCGCGAATTCCGCGATCACGCAGTACTTCTTCAACGCCGACGCGTATTTCCGCTTCGTCGACGATGCGCGCAAGCTGGGTGTGGACGTGCCGATCGTGCCGGGCATCATGCCGATCACGAACTTCTCGCAGCTGATGCGCTTCTCCGAGATGTGCGGGGCGGAAGTGCCGCGTTGGGTCGCGCGCCGGCTCGAGAGCTTCGGCGACGATCGCGAGTCGATCCGCGCGTTCGGCGCGGATGTCGTCACGGGCCTGTGCCAGCGTCTGATCGACGCGGGCGTGCCCGGGCTGCATTTCTATACGCTGAACACGGCGGCCGCGACGCGGACGATCTGTGAACGGCTCGTCATGTAA
- a CDS encoding HugZ family protein has protein sequence MNIDPALAVHLLHRCALGTLATHSRDPQGFPYPTVVPFAPDASHRPVILVSGIAEHTRNLAADPRAGFLVVDAPGGDVLNAERATLLGRFVPLGDDPHVTARYCRYEPDAARYLALGDFTFWALDVERLRYIGGFGRMGWVDGTHLDALPPLAFDEEQALWDAYDAGAARRDGLELLGVDRHGADWRHDGRRVRTPFDTPLAGAGELHERLIACARDVT, from the coding sequence TTGAACATCGATCCCGCTCTCGCCGTGCATCTGCTGCACCGCTGCGCGCTCGGCACGCTCGCCACCCATTCGCGCGATCCGCAGGGTTTCCCGTATCCGACGGTCGTCCCGTTTGCACCCGATGCAAGCCATCGTCCCGTGATCCTCGTGAGCGGCATCGCGGAGCACACGCGCAATCTGGCCGCCGATCCGCGCGCGGGCTTCCTCGTCGTCGACGCACCCGGCGGCGACGTGCTGAACGCCGAGCGCGCGACGCTGCTCGGCCGGTTCGTGCCGCTCGGCGACGATCCGCACGTCACCGCGCGCTACTGCCGTTATGAGCCGGATGCCGCGCGCTATCTCGCGCTCGGCGATTTCACGTTCTGGGCACTCGACGTCGAACGGCTGCGCTATATCGGAGGGTTCGGGCGCATGGGCTGGGTCGACGGCACGCATCTCGATGCGCTGCCGCCGCTCGCGTTCGACGAGGAACAGGCGTTATGGGACGCGTACGATGCCGGCGCCGCGCGCCGCGACGGGCTCGAATTGCTCGGTGTCGATCGCCACGGCGCCGACTGGCGGCATGACGGCCGCCGCGTGCGCACACCGTTTGATACGCCGTTGGCCGGCGCGGGCGAATTACACGAGCGGCTGATCGCGTGCGCGCGGGATGTGACGTGA
- a CDS encoding NAD(P)H-dependent flavin oxidoreductase, producing the protein MSARLFSTPFSERFGLRLPLVQAPMVGATTTAMVAAASNAGALGSLGAAAFAPERLATEVEAIRAATDRPFAVNLFVLPDAAPDAATVARALAAIDPLNAALGLPPGTAPACYAPDFRAQLDALVALRVPVASFTFGVLDAADVARLKAAGTYVIGTATHVAEGLAWQAAGADALSAQGAEAGGHRGTFIGCADDALIGTLALVPQLVDATGLPVLAAGGIMDGRGIAAALALGAQGAQLGTAFLTCTESAIAADWKARLLASADTSTQVTRAITGRHARGLRNTLMARLGERVADAAPYPVQNALTQPLRQAAARANDGEYLSLWAGQGAPLARRRGDALTTSRLVAALDAEWRAAAA; encoded by the coding sequence ATGTCTGCCCGTCTGTTCTCCACGCCCTTTTCCGAACGCTTCGGCCTGCGCCTGCCGCTCGTGCAGGCGCCGATGGTCGGCGCGACCACGACCGCGATGGTCGCCGCCGCGTCGAATGCCGGCGCACTCGGCAGTCTCGGCGCCGCCGCGTTCGCGCCCGAGCGCCTCGCGACCGAAGTCGAAGCCATCCGCGCGGCGACCGATCGCCCGTTCGCGGTCAACCTGTTCGTGCTGCCCGATGCCGCGCCCGACGCGGCGACCGTCGCCCGTGCGCTCGCCGCGATCGACCCGCTGAATGCAGCGCTCGGGTTGCCGCCGGGCACCGCGCCCGCATGCTACGCGCCCGACTTCCGCGCGCAGCTCGACGCACTCGTGGCGTTGCGCGTGCCCGTCGCGAGCTTCACGTTCGGCGTGCTCGATGCGGCCGACGTCGCGCGCCTGAAGGCGGCCGGCACCTACGTGATCGGCACGGCGACGCACGTGGCCGAGGGCCTCGCGTGGCAGGCGGCCGGCGCCGACGCGCTGTCCGCGCAGGGCGCCGAGGCGGGTGGCCATCGCGGCACGTTCATCGGTTGCGCCGACGATGCGCTGATCGGCACGCTCGCGCTCGTGCCGCAACTGGTCGACGCAACCGGCCTGCCCGTGCTCGCCGCGGGCGGCATCATGGACGGCCGCGGGATCGCGGCCGCGCTTGCGCTCGGCGCGCAGGGCGCACAGCTCGGCACCGCGTTCCTCACCTGCACGGAAAGCGCGATCGCGGCGGACTGGAAGGCGCGCCTGCTCGCGAGCGCCGACACGTCGACGCAGGTCACGCGCGCGATCACCGGCCGCCACGCGCGCGGGCTGCGCAACACGTTGATGGCCCGGCTCGGCGAACGCGTGGCCGACGCCGCGCCGTACCCGGTGCAGAACGCGCTGACGCAGCCGCTGCGCCAGGCCGCCGCGCGTGCCAACGACGGCGAGTACCTGTCGCTGTGGGCCGGGCAGGGCGCACCGCTCGCGCGGCGGCGCGGCGATGCGCTGACGACATCGCGGCTCGTCGCCGCGCTCGATGCCGAATGGCGTGCGGCGGCTGCCTGA
- a CDS encoding cation diffusion facilitator family transporter, whose amino-acid sequence MSTFSGDAQSADKHAVARKSTFVSIVLNVVLATFQIVVGVIAHSQALIADGVHSISDLISDFVVLVANRHSGASPDADHNYGHSRYETVASLFLGAILIAVGVGMLWRAGDRLVNLENIPAVHFSALLVALTVLVSKEALFRYMLREARRVRSALLVANAWHARSDAASSLVVAIGIVGSLAGVRLLDPIAAAIVGFMVARMGWTFGYDALQDLSDRALDTTDTAEIRALLAATPGVRDVHDLRTRKMGDAALVDAHILVDPKISVSEGHYIAETARARVLTDPRVLDALIHVDPENDAARRPALALPPRGEIVARVEAALAQRGLHAAAIDLHYLSTGLEIDVTLACDTHDTDAALAGRLDADALKREFGARRIGFTRTMPAQA is encoded by the coding sequence ATGTCCACGTTTTCTGGCGACGCGCAGAGCGCAGATAAGCACGCGGTTGCACGCAAGAGCACGTTCGTCAGTATTGTGCTGAATGTCGTGCTTGCGACATTTCAGATCGTCGTCGGCGTGATCGCGCATTCGCAGGCATTGATTGCCGACGGCGTGCATTCGATTTCCGATTTGATCTCGGATTTTGTCGTGCTGGTTGCGAATCGGCATAGCGGCGCGTCGCCGGATGCCGACCACAATTACGGCCACAGCCGCTACGAGACCGTCGCCTCGCTGTTTCTCGGCGCGATCCTGATTGCGGTTGGCGTCGGCATGCTCTGGCGGGCCGGCGACCGTCTCGTTAATCTCGAAAACATTCCGGCGGTACATTTTTCCGCGTTGCTCGTCGCGCTGACGGTGCTCGTGTCGAAGGAGGCGCTGTTTCGCTACATGCTGCGCGAAGCGCGGCGCGTGCGCTCGGCGCTGCTCGTCGCGAACGCGTGGCATGCGCGTTCGGACGCCGCATCGTCGCTCGTCGTTGCGATCGGCATCGTCGGCAGCCTGGCCGGCGTGCGGCTGCTCGACCCGATCGCGGCGGCGATCGTCGGCTTCATGGTCGCGCGCATGGGCTGGACGTTCGGCTATGACGCGTTGCAGGACCTCTCCGATCGCGCGCTTGATACGACCGATACCGCCGAGATCCGCGCGCTGCTCGCGGCGACGCCGGGCGTGCGCGACGTGCATGACCTGCGCACGCGCAAGATGGGCGATGCCGCGCTCGTCGACGCGCACATCCTCGTCGATCCGAAAATCTCCGTCTCCGAAGGGCACTACATCGCCGAGACCGCGCGTGCGCGCGTGCTGACCGACCCGCGCGTGCTCGATGCGCTGATCCATGTCGATCCCGAGAACGACGCGGCGCGCCGTCCGGCGCTCGCGCTGCCGCCGCGCGGCGAGATCGTGGCACGGGTCGAGGCCGCGCTCGCGCAGCGCGGGCTGCATGCGGCGGCCATCGACCTGCATTACCTGAGTACGGGGCTCGAGATCGACGTGACGCTTGCCTGCGATACGCACGACACCGACGCGGCGCTGGCCGGCCGGCTCGACGCCGACGCGCTGAAGCGCGAGTTCGGCGCGCGCCGGATCGGCTTCACGCGCACGATGCCCGCGCAGGCGTGA
- the ahcY gene encoding adenosylhomocysteinase, with the protein MNAIIDSKATHDYVVADMALAGWGRKELNIAETEMPGLVQIRDEYKAQQPLKGARIAGSLHMTIQTGVLIETLKALGADVRWASCNIFSTQDHAAAAIVEAGTPVFAFKGESLDEYWEFSHRIFEWPNGEFANMILDDGGDATLLLILGAKAEKDRSVIAKPTNEEEVALYKSIAKHLDADPTWYSTRLAHIKGVTEETTTGVHRLYQMEKDGRLPFPAFNVNDSVTKSKFDNLYGCRESLVDGIKRATDVMIAGKVAVVAGYGDVGKGCAQSLRGLGATVWVTEIDPICALQAAMEGYRVVTMEYAADKADIFVTATGNYHVINHDHMKAMRHNAIVCNIGHFDSEIDVASTRQYQWENIKPQVDHIIFPDGKRVILLAEGRLVNLGCATGHPSFVMSNSFANQTLAQIELFVRGNEYENKVYVLPKHLDEKVARLHLARIGANLSVLSDEQASYIGVQKDGPFKPNHYRY; encoded by the coding sequence ATGAACGCCATTATCGATTCCAAAGCTACCCACGATTACGTCGTCGCCGACATGGCGCTGGCCGGCTGGGGCCGCAAGGAACTGAACATCGCCGAGACCGAAATGCCGGGCCTCGTGCAGATCCGTGACGAATACAAGGCACAGCAGCCGCTGAAGGGCGCGCGCATTGCCGGTTCGCTGCACATGACGATCCAGACGGGCGTGCTGATCGAGACGCTGAAGGCGCTCGGCGCGGACGTCCGCTGGGCCTCGTGCAACATCTTCTCGACGCAGGACCACGCTGCTGCCGCGATCGTCGAAGCCGGCACGCCGGTGTTCGCGTTCAAGGGCGAATCGCTCGACGAATACTGGGAATTCTCGCACCGCATCTTCGAATGGCCGAACGGCGAATTCGCGAACATGATCCTGGACGACGGCGGCGACGCAACGCTGCTGCTGATCCTCGGCGCGAAGGCCGAGAAGGACCGTTCGGTGATCGCGAAGCCGACCAACGAGGAAGAAGTCGCGCTGTACAAGTCGATCGCGAAGCATCTCGACGCCGACCCGACCTGGTACTCGACGCGCCTCGCGCACATCAAGGGCGTGACCGAAGAAACCACGACCGGCGTGCACCGCCTGTACCAGATGGAAAAGGACGGCCGCCTGCCGTTCCCGGCGTTCAACGTGAACGATTCGGTCACGAAGTCGAAGTTCGACAACCTGTACGGCTGCCGTGAATCGCTGGTCGACGGCATCAAGCGCGCGACCGACGTGATGATCGCGGGCAAGGTCGCGGTCGTCGCGGGCTACGGCGACGTGGGCAAGGGCTGCGCGCAATCGCTGCGCGGCCTGGGCGCGACCGTGTGGGTCACCGAAATCGACCCGATCTGCGCACTGCAGGCGGCGATGGAAGGCTACCGCGTCGTGACGATGGAATACGCGGCCGACAAGGCCGACATCTTCGTGACGGCCACCGGCAACTACCACGTGATCAACCACGATCACATGAAGGCGATGCGCCACAACGCGATCGTCTGCAACATCGGTCACTTCGACTCGGAAATCGACGTCGCGTCCACCCGCCAGTACCAGTGGGAAAACATCAAGCCGCAGGTCGACCACATCATCTTCCCGGACGGCAAGCGTGTGATCCTGCTGGCGGAAGGTCGCCTCGTGAACCTCGGCTGCGCGACCGGCCACCCGTCGTTCGTGATGTCGAACTCGTTCGCGAACCAGACGCTCGCGCAGATCGAGCTGTTCGTGCGCGGCAACGAGTACGAGAACAAGGTGTACGTGCTGCCGAAGCACCTCGATGAAAAGGTCGCACGCCTGCACCTGGCGCGCATCGGCGCGAACCTGTCCGTGCTGTCGGACGAGCAGGCTTCGTACATCGGCGTGCAGAAGGACGGCCCGTTCAAGCCGAACCACTACCGCTACTGA
- a CDS encoding branched-chain amino acid ABC transporter substrate-binding protein, translated as MNIKMQKLLPITAAAMLCAAAAGNAAADQVVKIGHVAPLTGGIAHLGKDNENGARLAVEEINAKGLTVGGQKITLQLDPQDDAADPRQATQVAQKLVDDKVVAVVGHLNSGTSIPASKIYSDAGIVQISPSATNPAYTQQGFKTTYRVVATDAQQGPALANYAHSKGIKSVAVVDDSTAYGQGLANEFEKKAKALGLKVVSHDATNDKAVDFRAILTKIKGENPDAIMYGGMDATGGPFAKQAKQLGLRAKIFAGDGVCTEKLADLAGDATDNVVCSEAGASLEKMSGGAAFKAKYEKRFGQPIQIYAPFTYDAVYIIVDAMKRANSADPAKILAAMPATNYSGVIGTTTFDSKGDLQHGVISLYNYKGGKKSLLDEVKM; from the coding sequence ATGAATATCAAGATGCAAAAGCTGTTGCCGATCACCGCGGCCGCGATGTTGTGTGCTGCAGCTGCGGGCAACGCAGCGGCCGATCAAGTCGTCAAGATCGGCCACGTCGCGCCCTTGACGGGCGGCATTGCACACCTGGGCAAGGACAACGAAAACGGCGCACGTCTCGCGGTCGAAGAGATCAACGCCAAGGGTCTCACGGTCGGCGGCCAGAAAATCACGCTGCAACTCGACCCGCAGGATGACGCGGCCGACCCGCGGCAGGCCACGCAGGTTGCGCAGAAGCTCGTCGACGACAAGGTCGTCGCGGTGGTCGGCCACCTGAACTCGGGCACGTCGATCCCGGCCTCGAAGATCTACAGCGATGCGGGCATCGTGCAGATTTCGCCGTCGGCGACGAACCCGGCCTACACGCAGCAGGGCTTCAAGACCACGTACCGCGTGGTGGCCACCGATGCGCAGCAGGGCCCGGCACTCGCGAACTACGCGCATTCGAAGGGCATCAAGAGCGTGGCCGTGGTCGACGATTCGACCGCATACGGCCAGGGTCTCGCGAACGAGTTCGAGAAGAAGGCGAAGGCGCTCGGCCTGAAGGTGGTGTCGCATGACGCGACGAACGACAAGGCGGTCGACTTCCGCGCGATTCTGACCAAGATCAAGGGCGAGAATCCTGACGCGATCATGTACGGCGGCATGGACGCAACGGGCGGCCCGTTCGCGAAGCAGGCGAAGCAGCTCGGCCTGCGCGCGAAGATCTTCGCGGGCGACGGCGTGTGCACGGAAAAGCTGGCCGACCTGGCCGGCGACGCGACCGACAACGTGGTGTGCTCGGAAGCCGGTGCTTCGCTCGAGAAGATGTCGGGCGGCGCAGCGTTCAAGGCGAAGTACGAGAAGCGCTTCGGCCAGCCGATCCAGATCTACGCACCGTTCACGTATGACGCCGTGTACATCATCGTCGATGCGATGAAGCGCGCGAACTCGGCGGATCCGGCGAAGATCCTCGCCGCGATGCCGGCGACGAACTACTCGGGCGTGATCGGTACGACGACCTTCGACTCGAAGGGCGACCTCCAGCACGGCGTGATCTCGCTGTACAACTACAAGGGCGGCAAGAAGTCGCTGCTCGACGAAGTGAAGATGTAA
- a CDS encoding MFS transporter, whose amino-acid sequence MSESSSPESSSPFAAPPDAHRVLSLPARQRARAASMALFFVAGMMFASWGVHVPTVRDKFALNPGLLSIALFAVAVGSIAAMLTIARWIARVGSRTACLAGGLVMSACAALILVVPDYPMLLAVLALFGFSMATLDVAMNAEASAVEIAIGRPIMSSLHGMFSIGGMAGAAAGGALLSAGMAPAVHLALAAATSATVLVAASPAVLPHVPHHEHAHGGGNRWRSPALWMLGGIALVALIAEGAMYDWATVYMRDVVVASPALASAAYAAFSGGMAIARFAGDAVRARFGAPQLVFASASLACAGMIGALLLPYPATVLTGFTLMGIGLANMMPVLFAAAARVKGIHAAEGLAHVAGLAYFGMLFGPVVIGAVAQASNLTIGLSVVALCAALVAAVAPKVLARLKI is encoded by the coding sequence GTGTCCGAATCCTCCTCCCCCGAATCGTCGTCCCCGTTCGCCGCGCCGCCCGACGCGCATCGCGTGCTGTCGCTACCGGCCCGCCAGCGGGCGCGCGCGGCGTCGATGGCGCTGTTCTTCGTCGCCGGCATGATGTTCGCGTCGTGGGGCGTGCACGTGCCGACCGTGCGCGACAAGTTCGCGCTGAACCCCGGGCTGCTGTCGATCGCGCTGTTCGCGGTCGCCGTCGGCTCGATCGCCGCGATGCTGACCATCGCGCGCTGGATCGCGCGGGTCGGCTCGCGCACCGCGTGCCTCGCGGGCGGGCTCGTGATGTCGGCCTGCGCGGCGCTGATCCTCGTCGTGCCGGATTACCCGATGCTGCTCGCCGTGCTCGCGCTGTTCGGCTTCTCGATGGCGACGCTCGACGTCGCGATGAACGCCGAGGCCAGCGCGGTCGAAATTGCGATCGGCAGGCCGATCATGTCGTCGCTGCACGGCATGTTCAGCATCGGCGGGATGGCGGGGGCGGCCGCCGGCGGCGCGCTGCTGTCGGCCGGCATGGCGCCGGCCGTGCATCTCGCGCTCGCGGCGGCGACCAGCGCGACGGTGCTCGTGGCCGCCAGCCCGGCCGTGCTGCCGCATGTGCCGCACCACGAGCACGCGCACGGCGGCGGCAACCGCTGGCGCTCGCCGGCGTTGTGGATGCTCGGCGGCATCGCGCTCGTCGCGCTGATCGCCGAAGGCGCGATGTACGACTGGGCGACGGTCTATATGCGCGACGTCGTCGTGGCGAGCCCCGCGCTCGCGAGCGCCGCCTATGCCGCGTTCTCGGGCGGGATGGCCATCGCGCGCTTCGCGGGCGACGCCGTGCGTGCCCGCTTCGGCGCACCGCAGCTCGTGTTCGCGAGCGCGTCGCTCGCCTGCGCGGGGATGATCGGCGCGCTGCTGCTGCCGTATCCGGCCACGGTGCTGACCGGCTTCACGCTGATGGGCATCGGCCTCGCGAACATGATGCCGGTGCTGTTCGCGGCCGCCGCGCGCGTGAAAGGCATCCATGCGGCCGAAGGGCTTGCGCACGTGGCCGGCCTCGCGTATTTCGGCATGCTGTTCGGTCCGGTCGTGATCGGCGCCGTCGCGCAAGCGTCGAACCTGACGATCGGCCTGTCCGTCGTCGCGCTGTGCGCGGCGCTCGTCGCGGCCGTCGCGCCGAAGGTGCTGGCGCGGCTGAAGATCTGA
- a CDS encoding H-NS family nucleoid-associated regulatory protein, with protein sequence MSSYKDLLAQREKLEKQIEEAKSREYAEVLNDVKQKIADYGFSLAELGLSRAKAGKVGRPRAGVAAKYRDPETGATWSGRGKPPRWIAGKNREQFAI encoded by the coding sequence ATGTCTTCTTACAAGGACCTGCTGGCCCAGCGGGAGAAGCTGGAGAAGCAAATCGAAGAAGCAAAGTCGCGTGAATACGCTGAAGTGCTGAATGACGTGAAGCAGAAAATTGCCGACTACGGCTTTTCGCTCGCCGAACTCGGTCTCAGCCGCGCGAAGGCAGGTAAGGTTGGCCGTCCGCGCGCAGGCGTTGCCGCGAAATATCGCGATCCGGAAACGGGCGCGACGTGGTCGGGCCGCGGCAAGCCGCCGCGCTGGATCGCAGGCAAGAACCGCGAGCAGTTTGCGATTTAA
- a CDS encoding phage holin family protein — MSVILTWVINALALLIITYLVPSIHIKSFGTALIIAVVLGLINTVIRPVLILLTLPVTIVTLGVFILVVNALCFWFASSLLKGFEVSGFWSAFFGSILYSIVSWLLSALIFGQRDIG, encoded by the coding sequence ATGAGCGTCATCCTCACCTGGGTCATCAACGCGCTCGCGCTGCTGATCATCACGTACCTCGTGCCGTCGATCCACATCAAGAGCTTCGGCACGGCGCTGATCATCGCGGTCGTGCTCGGCCTGATCAACACGGTGATCCGTCCGGTGCTGATCCTGCTGACGCTGCCCGTCACGATCGTCACGCTCGGGGTGTTCATCCTCGTCGTGAACGCGTTGTGCTTCTGGTTCGCGTCGTCGCTGCTGAAGGGCTTCGAGGTGTCGGGCTTCTGGTCCGCGTTCTTCGGTTCGATCCTGTACAGCATCGTGTCGTGGCTGCTGTCCGCCCTGATCTTCGGTCAGCGCGACATCGGCTGA
- a CDS encoding amidase: protein MHSDYLAHDAIGLAALVRERKASPRELLDAAIGQAEAVNGAINAIVLQDYEAARQRAAATPDGGAGAPFAGVPYLVKDLGAAVAGLPLSMGSRHYRYFVPADDSPVIARSRAAGLNVFGKTNTSEIGQMPYTEPELFGACRNPWNLDHTPGGSSGGAAAAVAAGIVPIAHASDGGGSIRIPASCCGLFGLKPSRNPVLVDLPSNGELVVQHAVTRSVRDSALLLDVTTGQTLPAGAPGTFLGELDTPPGSLRIGLVLDPMLAPALADDTRAALDDAAALLESLGHHVEPATLQVNYARAAETFVTLWATIAEEMVLGARALTGRTPKRGEFEAATWAMAVVGRRLARTRLPDVLEWQRQLTVQVAGLVSRYDAILCASLAGPPVKIGELQPTPFEAAQMKVLGALPVKPLLKEMLAKSSEKAFTWAGCTELFNLTGQPAMSVPLYWNARGLPIGVQFAARHADDALLLRLARQLEQARPWFERRPPLMQAQR, encoded by the coding sequence ATGCATTCGGACTATCTCGCGCACGACGCGATCGGCCTTGCCGCACTGGTACGTGAACGCAAGGCGAGCCCGCGCGAACTGCTCGACGCCGCGATCGGCCAGGCCGAAGCGGTCAACGGCGCGATCAACGCGATCGTGCTGCAGGACTACGAAGCCGCACGCCAGCGTGCGGCCGCCACACCCGACGGCGGCGCCGGCGCGCCGTTCGCCGGCGTTCCCTATCTCGTGAAGGATCTCGGCGCGGCGGTCGCCGGACTGCCCCTGTCGATGGGTAGCCGGCACTACCGGTATTTCGTGCCCGCCGACGATTCGCCGGTGATCGCGCGCAGCCGCGCAGCCGGTCTCAACGTGTTCGGCAAGACCAACACGTCGGAGATCGGCCAGATGCCGTACACGGAACCCGAACTGTTCGGCGCATGCCGCAACCCGTGGAATCTCGATCACACGCCCGGCGGCTCGAGCGGCGGTGCGGCGGCGGCCGTCGCGGCCGGCATCGTGCCGATCGCGCATGCGTCCGACGGCGGCGGCTCGATCCGCATTCCGGCGTCGTGCTGCGGGCTGTTCGGCCTGAAGCCGAGCCGCAACCCGGTACTCGTCGACCTGCCGTCGAACGGCGAACTGGTCGTCCAGCATGCGGTCACGCGCAGCGTGCGCGACAGCGCGCTGCTGCTCGACGTGACGACCGGCCAGACCTTGCCGGCCGGCGCGCCCGGCACGTTCCTCGGCGAGCTCGACACGCCGCCCGGCTCGCTGCGGATCGGCCTCGTGCTCGACCCGATGCTCGCGCCGGCACTGGCCGACGACACGCGCGCGGCGCTCGACGACGCGGCCGCGCTGCTCGAATCGCTCGGCCACCATGTCGAGCCGGCGACGCTGCAGGTCAACTACGCGCGTGCGGCCGAAACCTTCGTCACGTTGTGGGCGACGATCGCCGAGGAGATGGTGCTCGGCGCGCGCGCGCTGACCGGCCGCACGCCGAAGCGTGGCGAATTCGAGGCCGCGACGTGGGCGATGGCCGTGGTCGGCCGGCGCCTTGCGCGCACGCGCCTGCCGGACGTGCTCGAATGGCAGCGCCAGCTCACCGTGCAGGTGGCCGGCCTCGTGTCGCGCTACGACGCGATCCTGTGTGCGTCGCTCGCGGGCCCGCCGGTGAAGATCGGCGAATTGCAGCCGACGCCGTTCGAAGCGGCGCAGATGAAGGTGCTCGGCGCGCTGCCGGTGAAGCCGCTGCTGAAGGAAATGCTCGCGAAGTCGTCGGAAAAGGCGTTCACGTGGGCCGGCTGCACCGAGCTGTTCAACCTGACCGGCCAGCCGGCGATGTCGGTGCCGCTCTACTGGAACGCGCGCGGGCTACCGATCGGCGTGCAGTTCGCCGCGCGTCACGCCGACGACGCGCTGCTGCTCCGGCTCGCCCGGCAGCTCGAACAGGCGCGGCCGTGGTTCGAGCGCCGCCCGCCGCTGATGCAGGCACAGCGCTGA
- a CDS encoding dienelactone hydrolase family protein: protein MTAQWIDIPAGNDSFGGYLALPKRGKGPAVIIIQEIFGVNSHIRAVADQYASDGFVALAPDVFWRTQPRVELTYEGADRDKGIELMKKTDVGLAVADIGAAADALRARPEVAGKIAAIGYCFGGQLAYRAAATGKIDAAVAYYGGGIQNALDLAGKITQPILFHYAEDDHAIPLTAVDQVKAAFAGHGDASFHVYPGAEHGFNCTDRASYNQRASALAHGRTLTFLAEHL, encoded by the coding sequence GTGACTGCCCAATGGATCGACATCCCCGCCGGTAACGACAGCTTCGGCGGCTATCTCGCGCTGCCCAAGCGCGGCAAAGGCCCTGCCGTCATCATCATCCAGGAGATCTTCGGCGTGAACTCGCACATCCGCGCGGTCGCCGACCAGTACGCGTCCGACGGCTTCGTCGCGCTCGCGCCGGACGTATTCTGGCGCACGCAGCCGCGCGTCGAGCTGACCTACGAGGGCGCGGATCGCGACAAAGGCATCGAGCTGATGAAAAAGACCGACGTGGGTCTCGCGGTCGCGGATATCGGCGCGGCCGCCGATGCCTTGCGCGCGCGCCCGGAAGTGGCCGGCAAGATCGCCGCGATCGGCTACTGCTTCGGCGGCCAGCTCGCGTACCGCGCGGCCGCGACGGGCAAGATCGATGCGGCCGTGGCCTACTACGGCGGCGGCATCCAGAACGCGCTCGACCTCGCCGGCAAGATCACGCAGCCGATCCTGTTCCACTACGCTGAAGACGACCACGCCATCCCGCTCACGGCCGTCGACCAGGTGAAGGCCGCCTTCGCCGGCCACGGCGATGCGTCGTTCCACGTGTATCCGGGCGCCGAGCACGGCTTCAACTGCACGGACCGCGCGTCGTACAACCAGCGCGCGTCGGCGCTCGCGCACGGCCGCACGCTGACCTTCCTCGCCGAGCACCTCTAA